The nucleotide sequence CGTCGCCCCAGTGGACGGACCTCGCCGCCCAGACGCCCTCCTTGGCGGGTTCGCGCTGTGGCGCCGACAGCGCCTTGTGAGTCCACGCCCACGCGAGGCTGTCCTGAAACATGCCTGATGgaaattttcttcttctttttatccCAGGCTGGTCCTCCAGTACTCGTCGGGCATTAGCCTCAGGTATGCCCCTTTttcaattaccctattttccaCTCCTAACtgctacagctccatctagtggatggaGGGCACAACATACTACATCTAAGGCTACATCTATTCATGAGAAGTAGTGTGTTGTGTTATCAATCCACTAGATGGAACTGTAGTGGTTAGGAGTTGTTTTATACCTCCACTATATTCTAGTGGCTctaactttatttttgtttaatttattgattttaatggatttttatttcttttttaaatccatttttatctttttaaatttattggtatttatttttattgatttattatctatttttatcaattttaatccattttatctattttaatctattttaacttatttgtatttatttttattttattcctttttatttatttgattcatttttattttaactttatttaatattctttttttattattttaacttttgtatttatttttattgtattcctttttatttatttttatttatttgattcattttgatttatttttatttatttgattcatttttatttatttgatttatttttatttattaaacaactcttgctactgtaatatatttttttaaattattaatggTAAAATATTTGCGATATTTGGGGACAActgtaataatttaaaaaataattaatagcagaaaaatatAACTctagtgaatttgtgataattgagggattactgtactttgaaGTAGCTGTGTTTTGCCCCCTACTTCAACTACAAGTACTTTTACTGCATACCTAAAGtaattttcctttattttgattttgcaGCTTCGCCATGAGTCAACGCTTTTACCCAACATCCGCCCGGAACTGGTTCAAACTGGACTCGGTGCAACTGAGCTCCAACGGCACCACGGCCACTTTCACGGGCCACCGCGCCATCTCGGCGCCGTCCGAGTATTCCTTCCGTTGCCAGACGGTGGCCAATTTCGGCGACGCCCTGCTCACCCTCAATTCTAGCGATCCCGCCTTCGCCGATTGGAGGCTGCGTTTCGTCGACTTTCAGGTAAACAAACACGAAAATGGTGaggaaaatcatattttttgtgggtatgttaagattccctcgctatgtttgtccaaaccgtgcaacgtagagatttgattttttttgtgatggtcagaAATGGTTGCCAGATCCTAATAGACAAGTTATGGGTgtatgtgtgggtatgttaagattctatcgctatgtttgtccaaaccgtgcaacgtagggATTTGAAATTTTTTATATTCACCGAAAATGGCTGCCGGATACTAATAGACGAGTCATTGAAttgtttttcaccttttttaagtttgtaaactcaatcttttatttgttaaacacccatttatcaaatgagattttttaaatagcaataaCAATTACTTTTGGTTCTtaattttcaaatataaatattttttaagttcataaaatgtgaaaatccatgctaaaaTACTTGTTTAGACTTTACTTGTTCTTCctcggcctgtgtgggttttccccgggtgcactagtgtcctcccacatccctaaaacatgccTGCTAAGCTAATTATATGCTAAATCACCTCTAGCTATGAGTATGACCATCAATGTTTATCCTGtgattatcctcactagggtcgcgggggtgctggagcctatcccagcgtactccgggccagaggcagggaacaacaccctgaattggtggccagccaatcacagggcaccatgagacaaacaaccaatcatagctaaggccgatttagcatacagttagcttagcatgcatgttttttggaatgtgggaggaaagcggagtacccggagaaaacccacacagaacatgcaaagtccataGAGGTGGActagacctggatttgaacctagaaccccagagctttgatgctaacatgctaacatgctaaccacttgaaaaacaaacaaaaaatattttctatttttttagataattttcttcatcccgtattcgaatacaaaaacaaaaaaatacattttagacacaaataaataggtagtaaataaataaataaatcaataaaatatagCCATTATTATAGCATAAATTCAAAATTGAGCAATTTATTTTCTCTACATGCCACTTTGTTCTGCAAATATTTAAAAGGTGACTTCTATGACTTTTTGACTCCACCCCTTTTGTAGATTCAAGGCTTCGGATTGGCCAACGGGACCGATTTCTCGTACGCCAGCGACTGCGCGGGTTTCTTCACGCCGGGCATTTGGATGGGGACCTTGACGTCCCTCCTCATGCTGTCCATCCTGGTCTACGGCCTACACATGATCACCCAACTCAACACCATGGACCGCTTCGACGACCCCAAGGGACCGTCCATTTCTGTGCCTCAGTCGGAGTGAGGCGTTTTGTAGCGCTGTTAGCTCCTATGCTAACGCACACTCCTTCTTCCCCATGCAAGTGCCTAAACTGTTTTCTTCCAGGAGATGGCTTCAAATTTTGAACCTTATTTTCCAGACTGTAAGTCACCCCAGCCAAAAGAGTACGCCATCCAGAGGTGGggaaaataatttgattttttggggtgtttctatttttaattttcttttttaatttttgatttattttttcttaattttatttttttatatatttttttaattatttttagttttgttttaaatttttgatttattattttttcttagttttattttttcaaattttgttttatagtttttatttttgggtattgttgtttttattttttaattattgtttattttatgttggattatttttattttattttggattatttttattttattttggattatttttattttattttggattatttttattttatttttggattatttttattttattttggattatttttattttattttggattatttttattttattttggattatttttattttattttggattattgttattttcatttttgattattttattttcattttttattattattatttttaattttatgtatCACAAACCAATTGTGTGGATGAGCCTTAGCCAAGAAAGTGCcgcttatagtccggaaaatacggtagtccggaggattttttttttaaatatctataatttttttttttttggaccccAACCTATGTGCTTTAACCCTTGAACTACCTGAAGTAGATTTTTACCAAATTTAAAATAGTGAATGTCatgttgacacaaaaaaaaaacagtggtctGTTAATCGCCCGCTGCAAGAAATAGTCCCCCCGCTGTAAAACATTTGTTCAAATGACGGGCATGGACGAACACATTTATTGAACTTTTGTGGCTTTTATACTAACAAAATCCTCATTGACCCGAATGATCACAGAAAGATCAAATTCGTatatttagaagtaaaaaaaagatgcaaaatgaactattttttaatattatttttgctcCCTATCTCCCAACACctttacttttaatttaataatttatgttttcaaccctcaaaaaatgttgcatagtacaaaaatgtcattcttttttgttttatttgaggattcatttgtctttttgtgttcttttggagcccttaattaaaataaatatttaaatgtatttttaatgtatatttataaaagACAGAAGATACATTTTAACAAActtttattcacaaaaaaaaatcttttcattaATGACTTGACaacaaatgtttcaaaatgacTTAGAAATGAGTGCTTGAAGACAGGAAGTGGCTGAGAAATACTGGTAACCATGACAACGAGATAaggggacaaaaaaaattaaagtctcAAAACTTTATTTCTTCCTCCTCACTTTGGGTTTTTTCACAGGCCTCAAGTACGGGTTGTCAATCACGTTATCCTCGCAGTTTTTAGTGGGCGGAATGGCACCCCCTGGTGGCAGCATGGAGTTTTCTTTGTCTACCGCCAATTCGTCCtggaaaagaaatttaaaaaagaaggtAAGTCAAGCACATTGTGAAATGAGAAACCAGTTGGACGCCCCCTAGTGGCTATATTTGTATTCTACCAAtatatctcattatacttgtatgtgACAATAATGTGTGTGGGAGGCGGCTTACGCTCACGAGGTTGCCAGTGGTGTCGCCGTCCGCCTGGTCGTCCTGCTCCATCGAATCCGTGTCCTCCAGCGTTTGCAGTTCCAGCTCGGACGGCAAGAGGGCGCTGAGGTACGGGATGGTGCTCGGCTGCGCAGCGATCACTGAGGAAAGGACACGGGCAAGAACGCGGGTGAGGCCTATTacctttttgggttttttgacTGGGTTGCTTCCTGTACGTTTTGGGCCACTACCGGGTCACTTCCTCTAAATTTTGAGCCACTACGTGGTCACATCCTGCACATTTTGGGCCACTCATTACGGGGTTACTTTCTATATTTCGGGCCACTAAAGGAACACTTCCTGCACATTTTGGGGCACTCACTacggggtcacttcctgtacattttgggcCACTGTGGTCACTTCCTGTATATTTTGGGCCACTGTGGTCACTTCCTGTATATTTTGGGCCACTGTGGTCACTTCATGTacattttgggccacttcctgtacattttgggcCACTATGGTCACTTCCtttacattttgggtcactttgtgatcacttcctgtacattttgggccactgtggtcacttcctgtacactTTGGGCCACTCACTACGGgtgtcacttcctgtacatttcGGGCCTCTATGCGGTCACTTCCTGCACATTTGGGATCATTTCCTTTTGGTTATAAGGCAATTCTGGGCTGCTTCTTATTCATtgttcacttcctgttgataacTAAAAATTCTGGGCTACTTCCTGTTTACTCTACATCACATCCTGTTGTTTCTGGCACTTCTGGCACCGTGtgattgaaatggattggacccaGTCTCAGTCATACAATTTTTGCCCCCCATATTTGGGCTCCTCCCCCCATAATCCTTCTACGTGACTTACAGGGGAAGGCGGTGACGTCATCTTTGAAGAGACTCTGCGTCTTGCTGGTCTTGGCCATAAAGCGGGTGAGCGCTCTCTCAACGTCCCGCCTCTGGGTGGCCGCTTTCTCCCGCACCACCTGGTAGTCGGACACGGGTTCCCGGAATGTCTGCGCACGGAAACAAGGTAAGGAATCTACGTTATTCCCGGAAATACGCGCGTGGCTTTTTTTAGggtaacaaaaataacaataactgaatttttctgaactgctcGCCAAGTGACAcgttgatcttggacacttcaaacttCATTCATGTTGTAAAACCACATATTCTCACAAAAGTTGCGGTataagggggtgctggagcctatcccagccacccTGATCAGTACTTTACAGTGAAGCTCCGCCCAGGATCGAGCCCACGACCTCAAAACTGCGAAGCCGACATGCTTAAAAAGCTAATCGTTTTTGACTCACGGGGGTTTTGATGTAGGTGTGCGGGTCCGGGAATTCTGGGTAATGGCCCGGGATGTGCGCCGGGTGCGTGCGTTTGAGTCCGGCCGACAAGGCTTTGGGGGTCATTGGTTGGTTGGTGACCGGAGCTGAAAAAAATGGGCGGACATTTTTATGGTGGCTGTTTATGTGGTGAAGTCGGGGGCGGGGCATTGGGGGGGAGGAGCTTCTTACGTGCAGTGATGACCATCCTTTGCGAGCGCTTGGCGTACACGGGGAGGGTGTCCACATTGAAGCCTGTACGAAATAAATtaattgatggaaaaaaatatatataaatgcaatGCCAAGACTGAACAGCAGGGGGCGAGATGTTTAATGTAAATCCACATTGGTGATTATTTCCTGATTAAGGGAAAAGGCCTTGACTTCACAGTACTAAATATTGAAgttaatattgaaataaaatcataaaaagtAGGACGAAACCAGGAAATATtcagtttaatttatttaacttttaacttttataattaaaaacatgattttgaaATTATGCTTTTAATAGCAgtacaaatgtacaaaaaaatgaagttaatattgaaataaaatcataaaaagtAAGACGAAACCAGGAAATAttcagtttgatttatttagatgtataatttattcaaattaaaaacatgattttgaaATATGCGCTGAATGTGGTAAAATTGGGGGTGAtagctaccatattttctcaaatattaGCCGCGTCCGTgtttaagccacacccttaaaatggttgaatttgaccatttctcttgtataaggcGCCCACTAATGGACAATTTTCATACTTTTAATAGTTTAACatcattttatattaaattagCATCATTCAATCCACCATCCTTAATCCTCACCACTATAAAACCTTTAAATGTCAAGttgaatttatgcgcatataaaccgtaccctgggtcatcattttttagcgacaaatacggcttatatgcgagaaaatacggtaaaataaaataaacttacCCATTTCAATTAGCGTTAGCACCGTATCGGAGAGAGTCGGGACGCTCCTCGCCGTGTGTTCGCAATACGATTTGGCGCAGCGTCCAATTTCCGTTAtatctgaaaaaacaaaatggcatcACGAATCTGAATCACGTGACTTTGAttggacaaaaatattttgaacttACAGCTCTGCATCATTTCCGTCAGCGTTTCCACGGCGACCTTCTCGGCAGAGTCGAACCCGCACTCGGTCAGGAGGGCGCTCACTGCGACCTGTAGGGTCCGCCGTCGAGCCAGGTGGTAATTCTCCAGGGGGCTAGTGGCGGCTTTAGCACCACCCGCGCGCTAGCAAGGCAAAAATTGTTAAACTTTcactttttacatttgaaacagtactttttaaacgtaaacaaaaaatgtgtttccccAAATTCACCatctaaatgtatttaaactgaAATTTAGCATAACTAATAAACAAAAGAGAGACGTTTATTCTTTCaaccttttatttttgaatgtaaacaaaaagtAGTTACCCCAATTTTACTgtctacaaatatttttaaacgtaAACAAAAAGTTTTCCCGCCATTTgtacaatccaaaaaaaaaaatagttttcaaatctgaaatttaagaaaaagtaataaatataaCACAGACGTTTCCCCTTTTATTTtccaatgtaattttttaaatgtaaacaaaatataCCCCCTCCCCCAATTTCActatttgttattttcaaatCGAAAATTTAGCAAAACTAACAAATAAAACGAAGATGTTTACTCAAAGTAAATAAATAGAACATTTACTAATttccttttaattaaaaaatatataaacaaattattttcctcCGATCAATTACGTCGCCCTAATTTGACGTCACAGCCCCACTAGTAAAAACGTAACTTCAACGtggctcacaaaaaaaaaaaaaaagaattcgaccccttaaaaaagaataaacatcGCAATGTGACGAACCTACCCACGGAGCGATTATATccacaaataaacattttcaacattattaACTGCTCAATTATTCAATGTAAACCTTAATAATGAAGCCAACGAGCAAATACGTCAACTAAATAAATCCTAAACGTATTTCACGAACGTCGTAAACGTTTAGCTAGCTTGGCTCAcaagctagctactagctagcgaGCTAGCGTCTCTGCCGAATGGTGGACGTTCTCACCCCGCCAGTCGCCAGCGAAACTCCCGTCGCCACGGCCGCGTCCATATTCATGCGTTTTTACAAAAACGCGTCCTAACTTGAAGTTCTTGCCTTCAAAAAACTCCTCTTTCGGGTTTTCCGAGCTAAATCTCCATAGCCGCCATTCGTAAACACCGTGCCTGTGACGTCACTTTCAGGGTTGCCAGTTAAGAAAATCTGTCTGGACTGTCAAATCCGCCCAGATACATAGACGCCAGTACAAAACACAAACTTCCGCTACATTAAAGATACAATTTCTCCTTTTATGAAACTGTATGTTTTcatataataacaaaaacggGGGACGAAACCATCACTCTTTCGCCTATGAGTATAAT is from Stigmatopora nigra isolate UIUO_SnigA chromosome 1, RoL_Snig_1.1, whole genome shotgun sequence and encodes:
- the taf8 gene encoding transcription initiation factor TFIID subunit 8 isoform X1 codes for the protein MNMDAAVATGVSLATGGRAGGAKAATSPLENYHLARRRTLQVAVSALLTECGFDSAEKVAVETLTEMMQSYITEIGRCAKSYCEHTARSVPTLSDTVLTLIEMGFNVDTLPVYAKRSQRMVITAPPVTNQPMTPKALSAGLKRTHPAHIPGHYPEFPDPHTYIKTPTFREPVSDYQVVREKAATQRRDVERALTRFMAKTSKTQSLFKDDVTAFPLIAAQPSTIPYLSALLPSELELQTLEDTDSMEQDDQADGDTTGNLVSDELAVDKENSMLPPGGAIPPTKNCEDNVIDNPYLRPVKKPKVRRKK
- the taf8 gene encoding transcription initiation factor TFIID subunit 8 isoform X2; the encoded protein is MNMDAAVATGVSLATGGRAGGAKAATSPLENYHLARRRTLQVAVSALLTECGFDSAEKVAVETLTEMMQSYITEIGRCAKSYCEHTARSVPTLSDTVLTLIEMGFNVDTLPVYAKRSQRMVITAPPVTNQPMTPKALSAGLKRTHPAHIPGHYPEFPDPHTYIKTPTFREPVSDYQVVREKAATQRRDVERALTRFMAKTSKTQSLFKDDVTAFPLIAAQPSTIPYLSALLPSELELQTLEDTDSMEQDDQADGDTTGNLDELAVDKENSMLPPGGAIPPTKNCEDNVIDNPYLRPVKKPKVRRKK